From Ficedula albicollis isolate OC2 chromosome 5, FicAlb1.5, whole genome shotgun sequence, one genomic window encodes:
- the TMED10 gene encoding transmembrane emp24 domain-containing protein 10: MVKHAQSSTANGPAHLGTVLPSASQCLMACGKGMAAQLPAPDCTGMLSSACHLETVSCFLPSLSLFQITDSAGHILYAKEDATKGKFAFTTEDYDMFEACFESKLPVGTGRMPDQLVTLDMKHGVEAKNYEEIAKVEKLKPLEVELRRLEDLSESIVNDFAYMKKREEEMRDTNESTNTRVLYFSIFSMCCLIGLATWQVFYLRRFFKAKKLIE, encoded by the exons ATGGTCAAACATGCGCAGTCTTCTACTGCAAATGGGCCTGCTCACTTGGGCACAGTGcttcccagtgcctcccagtgcctgATGGCTTGTGGCAaggggatggcagcacagctgcctgcacctGACTGCACGGGCATGCTTTCATCTGCTTGCCACTTGGAAACAG TATCGTGTTTCTTACCTTCATTGTCCCTCTTCCAGATAACTGACTCGGCTGGGCACATCCTGTATGCCAAGGAGGATGCCACCAAGGGCAAGTTTGCCTTCACCACTGAAGACTATGATATGTTTGAGGCCTGCTTTGAGAGCAAGCTTCCTGTGG GAACAGGGAGGATGCCGGACCAGCTCGTGACTCTGGATATGAAGCATGGCGTTGAAGCAAAGAACTACGAGGAG ATTGCTAAAGTGGAGAAGTTGAAGCCCCTGGAAGTAGAATTGAGGCGTTTGGAAGATCTTTCAGAGTCCATCGTTAACGACTTTGCCTATATGAAGAAACGAGAAGAGGAGATGAGGGACACAAATG AGTCAACAAACACCCGGGTTCTGTACTTCAGCATTTTCTCCATGTGCTGCCTCATCGGACTGGCCACCTGGCAGGTTTTCTACCTGCGTCGCTTCTTCAAGGCCAAGAAGCTGATTGAGTAA